The genomic DNA GTATTATGACTCGCAACGGATGCTTCATCTTTCCATACTTCTACCATCGTATATACATTTTCTTTTTCCGTATCTTTATAAAGATCATAAGATACATTTCCACTTTCTTCTCTTGAACCATGAATGAGTGGTTGAATTTCTTCTAAAAATGATTGTTGTTTTGCTGGATCTACTTGAAATATTGCGTGAATAATAATCATGGTGTTTCCCCTTTCATATTCCACTTATTTCTTTAAAATTACTTCCACTCTGCAACTTTTTCAATTGGAAGACGTACTGATTGGTAACCACTGTCAGCAGCTTTTCCGATTGAAATTAACATAACTGGTACGTGACGGTCTTTATCTAGTCCGAAAGCTTCTGCGATTTGATCTTTCTCAAAACCACCAATTGGACAAGTGTCATAGCCGTGAGCACGAGCTGCTAACATAAATTGCATTGCTACAAGACCACCGTCAATTAGTACTGTGTCTTTCATTACTTCTGGTGTAACCATTGAGAAATAAGCTGAAAGTTTTTTCATTTGATCTTCTTTTACTTCAGCTGGCATAAGTCCGCGCTCTACTGCTGTACCATAAATTTCTTCTGCGTTATCAAAGTTGTTTAAGTCACCGAA from Bacillus basilensis includes the following:
- a CDS encoding putative quinol monooxygenase; translation: MIIIHAIFQVDPAKQQSFLEEIQPLIHGSREESGNVSYDLYKDTEKENVYTMVEVWKDEASVASHNTSEHFTSFVSKAKQYLTAPLNIKAYNGELVK
- a CDS encoding nitroreductase family protein, with product MTNSVKTNDFNEILTGRRSIRKYDSSVKISKEEMTEILTEATLAPSSVNMQPWRFLVIESDEAKATLAPLAKFNQSQVETSSAMIAVFGDLNNFDNAEEIYGTAVERGLMPAEVKEDQMKKLSAYFSMVTPEVMKDTVLIDGGLVAMQFMLAARAHGYDTCPIGGFEKDQIAEAFGLDKDRHVPVMLISIGKAADSGYQSVRLPIEKVAEWK